AAACGAATTTGTGTGGAGGACCATAATCGCGACAAACATACAGTGCATTGTAGTCGCTGCAATCAAACTGGACATTACAAGACAACATGCAAAGCAGAGATGATTAATAGTATAGAACAGTTTTAGTTTTCTGGTTTTGCACTGTAGTAATTTAACTAAAGATAAAGTCAACTAAATAGTATCTAGAAACCCAATGTTTAGGACACACATGTTATTCAGATAATGGAAGATATGTATAAATCGCTGTATTAAATCCGCTGGTGTAATAGAAATGAAGTTTTTGACATTAGTAGGCTTGTAATTGTAAGCTACTGAAGAGTGCGTGAACTTTGAAGCATGGATTTAGTATTTAGTGAAGTTGAAAAATAATCCTACCATGCAATGCATGTAGTTCCTCATGGATATTCCTATGGGAAAGCCATGCTTCACAAGCCAATCTGCACAACTATTATCTTTCCTAAGGGAATGAGTAAAAGATAGAGTCCAAGAAGAAGCCATAAAAGATCTAATATGATAGATGGTAGGCACTAGGCACATTAGATACCATTACTGGCGTTGATTTTAGAGTTAAATTCACATACAACCACCCGGTGGCCGCAGCACTAAGTGAAATCCAAACCTTTAGCAACCACATGTAATTCAGCATTTAGATTACCTGTATGACCACAATTACTTGAAAAGCTAATAAGCCAACTCCCACGAGAATTTCGAATAAGACCTCCATATCTCAAGGGACTTGGATTGCCAAAAGAACTACCATCCACATTTAATTTAACAACCTCTCTTGCATGGGAGGAATACAAATAAGTTGTATATGGAATATTATAGAAACAACATTCTCTCAATATTCTCCAGATAGAAGATCAATATTGTATTCACCACTTCTCCAAGAGAGAATACATTTTTATCAtggtcaattttattttccatttttcccTCAAAATAATGCATGATTTCTTAACATAAACATAACCGTTTCAATTAAGGAAGACCTGCAAGCCTTTTAACAGAAAATTGTTCACCCATGTTGAATTGCTACATTTTCCATATAAGCATACAAGACACATTTAACATCATCTAAGATGTATTGCATCAGATTCGAGGTGCGTGATACAATGATAAAAATGGTACCAGACTAAACAAACGCCGCTATTCAGTCTCTACAACATAGTCTTCATTCTAaagaaaattattcaaaacacaGCACCAACACGGGTCATAGAAAGCTCAATCAATGCTAATCCAAGAGAATACAGCTTGAAACCAATTGAAATATTCTAAATTTCATCACTTGTATAGCTTCTTGAATCTTCTGCAGGCCTCCAAGACATTTTCCCTGTGACCAAAGGCACTAACCCTGACAAAACCTTCACCACCGGGTCCAAAACCACTGCCAGGAGTTGTAACCACATGTGTCTTCTCAAGAATCTCACTGAATACATCCCATGAATTTTGGCCTGGGAAGTGGACCCACACGTACGGTGCACTTTTCCCTCCATACACTTTAAACCCGAGAGAATCAAATGTGTCGACTATTATGTTAGTATTTTCTTTGTAGAATCCAATAACCCCGCGCATAGCCTGCATTCAAATGCAGCAAGACTATTATGTAACTTGTTCTTTGAAAATGCatgtcaaataaattttttcttctgTAACAGCGTTTTATGGAAATGTAGTTTCTGTTTCAGaaactttattaataataaaacaaaagaaccaACCTTAAGGCCTTCTGGTGAAAGGCAGGCAAGACCACCAGCCTGGGAAATATTTGATGCACCATTGAAACAAGTAGATACGATACGGTTGAAGTCCTTGGCAACGGGAAATCCATCAGAAAACAGTAACTGCTTTGGAACCACAGTCCAACCCAGTCGAACTCCAGTGAACCCAGCATACTTGCTAAATGATGAAGTTTCAATGGCAACCTGCAAAAGGCTATAAGATGTCATACACATTCATGTTTTAGGGAATTCATCAAACTTCAAGAGCAGATTACTGAGACTAATTATCATAGGAAAAAAGACCAGCAATCCCCTGGATGGTAATTTCAGTCTATGTCATCATTTCGTTGTTTTTGTTACGAAAATTTCCATATTGGTAAAACAAAGATTAATCATCCAAACTATctagaaaattataaataacttgTATAAGCAAGTCGACAAACTGTTTATAAATTATTCAGTTGCTGACAAATAGTACACTCAAAGATAGCTTTGAAAAGCTAGTCCTCCTAAACTATTTCTTATAACAAAGTATCCGGGGAAGCTAAAACTAGAAGTAAAAAGTTTGACATGGCATTATTGTATCAGCTAGGTCAAAGCTAGTCATGTAAGAAACATAATTTTTGGTTAACTATCAGAATAACTTAATCCAGAAGACATGAGACTTGTTGCAAAATAAATTGAAGTATAATGACACACACAAGTTAATTTGAAGTTCTAGCACAAGCCACTTGTCATTAGGTTGAAAGGAAATAACTTCTAATCAAGAAGAATCCACCGGATAGATTCCATTAAAATTAAGTACATATGATAAGTACATCAATTAAGAACTTGAGAGACTCTTTGGGAGAACTTATAagaacagcttatgacatgcccataagttgttttcagcttattccTATAAGTCTCcagaatagcttatgaaaacaacttatatgaaaatactttgtattttatcttttcttatAGAATTCACTTATATATAAGCACATGATAAGAGTTGATGCTATAAGGGCTTAACTAAGATGTTTATCCAAAAAGGACTTAAATGCTAGGAATAATATTATAGACTGACTACTGACCTCTTTGGCTCCAGGAATTTCAAAGATGGAGCGTGGGTTGTCGCCAGAAATATACATAGCATACGCTGAGTCATATACTATTATAGATCCATTGTCCTTAGCAAACCGAACTAGTTGGACCAGTTGCTCCCTTGTTGCTGCAGCACCAGTAGGATTGTTTGGAGAACAGAAAAATATGATATCTGGTCGAGAAAGAGATGACAAATCAGGGAAGAAACCATTTTCTGGATTACACCTCATGTACTCAATGTTTGCAAACTTCTGAACGTCCTTCTGGTATAGACCAGTTTGGCCCATAATTACACTTGAGTCTACATAGGCCTGCATATAAAAGTTCTGTTATTAACAGAGAAGCTACAAGAACCACGACCACCTTTTTTGGCGTATATAGAAACATAATTGAATCCTTAAGCAACTAATTAAAGGATAATTGTTTATAACACATAGATGTGAATTACCGGGTATGATGGATCCTGCACAGCCATTTTCACATTTGAACCAAAGACAATCTGccacaaaatgaaaataaaagaaagaattagTTACATTAACAAAGAAGGGCATTTGAAATCAAATGATAACAGTAAGTGACCCAGGAGAAGAACACAATGAGTAAAGCAGGTGATTCAAAAAAGACAGaatctatttaaaaaatacaaaatgaacCTGGAGACGAGATATATCACACTTTGCTCCATCTGAGACAAATATATCATCATCTTCGATGCCAAGATCAGGGTAAAATGTTGAAGCAATTGCACATCTTAATGGCTGCATAAATTAGGGAAGTCTCTCAATCTTCCAAGCATCATAAACTTATGTAAAAAGGAAGCAGCAAACCATAAAATGATATAGATAGCTACAAGTGTTGCTCAAAACCGACACTAACATGGAAAAATTTATAAGtcaaatttgataaataaacTTTCAGCGAGGTTGGAAAACTGTATAACTAGCATCAACAATTTAGTTTAACATGTGAGGGAGAACAGTAGTAGACTGTGATGTAGAAGTATACAAGAAAGGAAAATGGACAAAAGATGTAAAACCTCTCAAAGATAACAAAATGACATACCTTTTCACCTTGTTCAGCTCCATAACCACTATATCCTTCTAGGGTTGATAGTGCATGTGATTTCTGAATAAAcgaacaaacaaaacattttcatATGCTTAGTTAACAACAGGTGAAGCAATAGAATCATTTAATTGAATTGATAAAGTAGTATTTCCAGTTAACAATTCTTCACACACCCCTACACAATATTACATCTTTACGATCAATAAAAGACAAGCTTAAACAGAAGCAACTAGAAACACAAAGTTCTTAAGGGAAAAGAATCAAGGCATCCGATGTGGTACTATAATAAAATTCAGCAATAATCAATCAATAATCACTGAGTTCCAACTTTAACAGACAAAATATAACAGAATATATTCTTATGTCGAAAAGTGCTGCCAACCAcatgaaacaaagaaaaaaaaaaaaaaaacactgatGGTAGGTAGGTAGGTAAAGATAAGTGGATCTAGATTCCCTTAATTAGAAggaaaatcaaaatatcaaaactcAATTTAAAGCATAGAAAACGATATATATCAGCTATATACTTACCACTTAagtatatagtatttatttatgtacAACCGTTTTGCCGctataaaaagtaaaagaagATGCAAGGAAACTTATAGCTTTTCTCATTCCATATTTTGCTTCTAATAATAACCATTTTTTGCAAAACAAGTTTCTAGGAGATTATGGATTATCAGTATATTCTTGGAGGAATTCTTCTCGCTTCTAGTTTAgcatttgtgtttgttttgtatagctTTGGAGTAAAGAAGAAGGTAACAGAAAGTGGTTCAAGTTCTATAGATGATGCAAAGATATCATCAGAAAATGGAATATGTTTACAAGAAGTTGAAGGAGAAACAGATATTATTATTGTAGGTGCTGGTGTTGCGGGTGCTGCTCTTGCTTATACACTTGGAAatgtatgtttttattttcatgttATGAGTTTATGCATTTCATCAATATATGAtagtttttcttgttttgttgaTATATGAAATCAAATACACTTTTGATTCATAGATCTCATCTGCTTATATGGTGTCATGATGTTTgtacaaacaacttaattaagcacttataccatatataagctatttctataacataaGCTAATATAAGGtcaaattgtttttgtataagttataagctattttcatataTAAGCCATCTTGAAgtgcttataaaaataagctgaaaaccaTTTATAGACATGTCATGAGTTGTTTCTGTAAGTTTTTCTAAATAGTCTCACAACTCACAAGTACTTATGcaagtagataaactcaaatatgtCAATCTAAATGAGCCCTTAATAAATAAAGAAACTTAGAAAAGCTTCATGAAGATGATAGAAAAACAAGGTTAAaatttagggtaaatagtgtcatacccccctgcaaaataggcgagttttgcgttacccccctgcaaattttttttttgagattacccccctgcaatgtcaagattctttgcgttacccccctggctcaacaagtgggcatatgacatggaagaatcttgacgtgacatgacacatggaaattaatttattttttatttatttttaattgccaactcattaattaatgtgggtttttaattaaaaaaatgaaaaaaaaacttaaaagttgttatatttttatgaacttacttaaaagaaagttttttttttttttttttttactaaaagttgttattatatatatataaaaaaattcttatatatatataataactaataatagagtaacaaaaaaaaacgaagatgaaaaaaaaactaataataataatagtaaccaaaaaactaataataataataataataataataataataataactaataataatagagtaacaaaaaaaaaaactgcaatcacatagtaacgcaagaacaatcgctttgccctaacccccaaattgaaattgaaaacgaagaacaatcgctgcatatgaacggaacgaaaaaaaaagtttctttaaataaaaaaatttctttaaaaaaaaaaagtttctttaaaaaaaagtttctttaaaaaaaaaagatttctttaaaaaaaagtttctttaaaaaaaaaagtttttttcattttttttaattaaaaaataaataattactgagttggcaattaaaaataaataaaaaataaattaatttcaacgtgtcatgccacgtcaagattcgtccatgtcatatgcccacttgttgagccaggggggtaacgcaaggaatcttgacattgcaggggggtaatctcaaaaaaatattttgcagggggtaacgcaaaactcgcctattttgcagggggtatgacactatttaccctaaaatTTATGCATATAACGAAATTCTACAGGTAGAAATATGGAAGATATAGTAATACTTATATGTATTATTGAACATTTATTCTACTGATAAAATTCTATAGTCAATTATGCAAATGGTTGCTTTCTGGGCTAAGACATGACTTGAAAAATAAGACTAGCTTAGATTGCAAGAAAAATTGAAGACTATTTTGTGCAATTTTGTTGCAGGATGGACGACGAGTACATGTGATTGAAAGAGACTTAAGTGAACCTGATAGGATTGTGGGTGAATTGCTACAACCTGGTGGCTATCTAAAATTACTTGAGTTGGGTCTTGAGGGTAAGCAAGAAATCattcaaatatgaaaattttctaTGACTTTGTGCTCAAATTTCATATGGCTCTTAGCATATCAGTGTTTTGAATTATTGCAGATTGTGTGGATGAAATTGATGCTCAAAGGGTATTTGGTTATGCACTTTACAAGGATGGTAAAAATACCAAGCTATCTTATCCCTTGGAAAATTTTAACTCTGATGTATCGGGAAGAAGCTTTCACAACGGTCGTTTCATACAAAGAATGCGA
This portion of the Trifolium pratense cultivar HEN17-A07 linkage group LG3, ARS_RC_1.1, whole genome shotgun sequence genome encodes:
- the LOC123918097 gene encoding probable LL-diaminopimelate aminotransferase, chloroplastic, whose translation is MAVQDPSYPAYVDSSVIMGQTGLYQKDVQKFANIEYMRCNPENGFFPDLSSLSRPDIIFFCSPNNPTGAAATREQLVQLVRFAKDNGSIIVYDSAYAMYISGDNPRSIFEIPGAKEVAIETSSFSKYAGFTGVRLGWTVVPKQLLFSDGFPVAKDFNRIVSTCFNGASNISQAGGLACLSPEGLKAMRGVIGFYKENTNIIVDTFDSLGFKVYGGKSAPYVWVHFPGQNSWDVFSEILEKTHVVTTPGSGFGPGGEGFVRVSAFGHRENVLEACRRFKKLYK